In Arachis hypogaea cultivar Tifrunner chromosome 17, arahy.Tifrunner.gnm2.J5K5, whole genome shotgun sequence, a single window of DNA contains:
- the LOC112764362 gene encoding endoglucanase 2 isoform X2 gives MYDAGDHMKFGFPMAFTATVLSWAILEYGDQMDAVGQLEPAKDSLKWITDYLINAHPSPNVLYIQVGNPVSDHKCWDRPESMTEPRPLTQINASSPGSDVAAETAAAMASASLVFKKSDSTYSSTLLKHAKELFTFADKNRGIYSETIPDVATYYNSTGYGDELLWAASWLYHATDDDSYLKYVTGQNGEDYAQWGSPTWFSWDNKLAGTQVLLSRLSFFKAKDISSSYGSGLQNYRKSAEAVMCGLLPDSPTATKSRTDKGLIWVSEWNALQHPVASAFLAAIYSDYMLTSQTAKLKCDSSSYSPLDLRDFAKSQADYVLGKNPMHMSFLVGYGDKYPQFVHHRGASIPADAKTGCKDGFQWLDSTDPNPNVATGALVGGPFLNETFIDSRNNSMQTEPSTYNSAVIVGLLSSLVTTSSIAQSLK, from the exons TGTTATCTTGGGCTATTCTGGAATATGGAGATCAAATGGATGCTGTTGGCCAGTTGGAACCGGCCAAAGATTCCCTCAAGTGGATCACTGATTACCTTATCAATGCTCATCCTTCTCCCAATGTTCTTTATATTCAG GTGGGAAATCCTGTTTCAGATCACAAATGTTGGGATAGGCCTGAATCCATGACTGAACCACGGCCTCTCACACAGATTAATGCATCTAGCCCTGGATCAGATGTTGCAGCTGAAACTGCAGCAGCAATGGCCTCGGCATCTTTGGTCTTCAAAAAGAGTGATTCTACATATTCAAGCACTCTCCTCAAGCATGCAAAGGAATTGTTTACTTTTGCAGATAAAAATAGAGGAATATATAGCGAGACTATACCTGATGTTGCAACATACTATAACTCAACTGGATACGGTGATGAACTTTTATGGGCAGCTAGCTGGCTCTATCATGCTACGGATGATGATTCTTACCTTAAGTATGTGACTGGTCAAAATGGAGAAGATTATGCACAATGGGGAAGTCCAACCTGGTTCAGTTGGGACAACAAGCTTGCTGGAACTCAG GTTTTGTTATCCAGATTAAGCTTCTTTAAGGCAAAGGACATTTCAAGCTCATACGGTTCTGGCCTACAAAATTACAGGAAATCAGCTGAGGCTGTAATGTGTGGCCTTCTTCCAGATTCTCCAACAGCCACAAAAAGCAGAACAGACA AGGGCCTCATATGGGTTAGTGAGTGGAATGCTCTGCAGCATCCTGTTGCTTCTGCATTCTTGGCTGCTATTTACAGTGACTACATGCTTACATCACAGACCGCAAAACTAAAATGTGATTCCAGTTCTTATAGCCCATTAGATCTTCGAGACTTTGCCAAATCTCAG GCTGACTACGTACTGGGGAAGAACCCTATGCATATGAGTTTTCTAGTGGGATATGGAGATAAATACCCGCAATTTGTACATCACAGGGGTGCTTCGATCCCTGCTGATGCAAAAACTGGCTGCAAAGATGGCTTCCAGTGGCTCGACTCAACTGATCCTAATCCCAATGTTGCTACTGGAGCACTTGTTGGTGGACCATTCTTGAATGAGACTTTTATTGATTCCAGGAACAATTCTATGCAAACAGAACCAAGCACATATAACAGTGCTGTAATAGTTGGCCTGTTATCAAGTTTAGTCACCACATCTTCTATCGCTCAATCTC